Proteins from a genomic interval of Medicago truncatula cultivar Jemalong A17 chromosome 3, MtrunA17r5.0-ANR, whole genome shotgun sequence:
- the LOC11438271 gene encoding polygalacturonase QRT2 gives MMYSQSLTLSLFTILASFGLCFGSYLEERHYSTNHQPYNERLVKPRHEQFSFMARAHHPSIAPSPQSHNTVNVNDYGAKSNDGQVDNEAFEMAWNEACSNGKVLVVPKQSVYHLNPITFSGPCQPNTALKIYGTIKAWPRISAYGADRKLWIKFENVTNLIVDGGGTINGNGRIWWENSCKVNESLPCKGAPTAVTFDECNNLKVDKIRFRNAQQMHLRIQGCNNVWASNLIVTAPGHSPNTDGIHITHSQNVFITNSTIGTGDDCISIVSGSKNVRATDITCGPGHGISIGSLGGGNTQAEVSNVEVNRATLIGTTNGVRIKTWQGGSGYARNIKFINIVVRNVTNPIIIDQKYCDQKKKCQEQNSAVELSNVMYQNIKGTSASEVAIKLECSKAVPCKGIHLQDVKITGENIKDTIAKCDNVKYSNSGMFFPKCHP, from the exons ATGATGTATTCACAAAGTTTAACTCtttcacttttcaccattttagcCTCATTTGGTTTGTGTTTTGGCTCTTACTTAGAAGAAAGACATTATTCAACAAATCATCAACCTTACAATGAGAGGTTGGTGAAACCAAGACATGAACAATTTAGTTTCATGGCAAGGGCTCATCATCCATCGATTGCGCCTTCGCCGCAATCTCATAACACGGTTAATGTCAACGACTATGGAGCCAAATCTAATGATGGACAAGTTGATAATGag GCATTTGAAATGGCATGGAATGAGGCATGTTCTAATGGGAAGGTTCTTGTGGTACCTAAACAAAGTGTCTATCATCTAAATCCTATAACATTTTCAGGGCCATGCCAACCCAATACTGCATTAAAG ATCTATGGAACAATCAAAGCATGGCCTAGAATTTCAGCATATGGAGCAGATAGAAAGCTATGGATCAAGTTTGAGAATGTCACAAATCTCATAGTTGATGGTGGTGGTACCATTAATGGAAATGGAAGAATATGGTGGGAAAATTCTTGCAAAGTCAATGAAAGCCTT CCATGCAAAGGAGCACCAACT GCTGTGACTTTTGATGAATGCAATAATTTGAAAGTGGATAAGATAAGATTCAGAAATGCACAACAAATGCATTTAAGGATTCAAGGATGCAACAATGTTTGGGCATCAAATCTTATAGTCACAGCACCAGGGCATAGTCCCAACACTGATGGAATTCATATTACTCATTCACAAAATGTTTTCATAACCAACAGCACCATTGGGACAG GTGATGATTGTATTTCAATTGTAAGTGGGTCCAAAAATGTTCGAGCAACAGATATTACATGTGGACCAGGACATGGAATCAG CATTGGAAGCTTAGGTGGAGGTAACACACAAGCTGAAGTGTCTAATGTGGAAGTTAACAGAGCCACACTAATAGGAACCACTAATGGAGTCAGAATAAAGACTTGGCAG GGAGGTTCTGGCTATGCAAGAAACATCAAATTTATCAACATAGTTGTGCGAAATGTGACTAATCCCATAATCATAGATCAAAAATATTGtgaccaaaaaaagaaatgtcAAGAACAG AACTCAGCTGTGGAATTGAGCAATGTGATGTACCAAAACATAAAAGGAACAAGTGCTTCAGAAGTTGCAATCAAACTTGAATGTAGCAAAGCTGTCCCATGCAAAGGAATTCACTTGCAAGATGTGAAAATAACAGGAGAAAACATTAAGGACACCATTGCAAAATGTGACAatgttaaatattcaaatagTGGAATGTTCTTTCCTAAGTGTCACccttga
- the LOC11418666 gene encoding actin-related protein 7, translated as MEAAVIDAGSSLLKAGFAIPDQTPAMIIPSQMKRMVDETNDNGNGQLVVDDVAVEPVVRGYVRDWDAMEDLLNYVLYSGLGWEIGNEGQILFTDPLCTPKANKEQLVQLMFETFNISGFYASEQAVLSLYAVGRISGCTVDIGHGKIDIAPVIEGAVNHIASRRFEFGGTDLTNFLAQELGKSNPLVNISISDVEKIKQQYSCCAEDDLAYQKTEDSCPVETHTLPDGQVITIGRERYTVGEALFQPSLLGLETHGIVEQLVRTISTVTSDNHRQLLENTVVCGGTSSMTGFEDRFQKESLLCSSAVRPTLVKPPEYMPENLTMYSAWVGGAILAKVVFPQNQHVTKADYDENGPSIVHRKCF; from the exons ATGGAAGCTGCAGTAATTGATGCCGGTTCCAGTCTCCTCAAAGCCGGATTTGCTATTCCCGATCAAACTCCTGCCATG ATAATTCCTAGTCAGATGAAACGAATGGTTGATGAAACAAATGATAATGGTAATGGTCAGTTGGTGGTGGATGATGTCGCGGTTGAGCCAGTGGTAAGAGGTTATGTTAGAGATTGGGATGCTATGGAGGatttgttgaattatgtttTGTACAGTGGACTTGGATGGGAAATTGGTAATGAGGGACAAATATTGTTTACAGATCCACTTTGTACCCCAAAG GCTAACAAAGAACAGTTAGTGCAACTTATGTTTGAAACGTTCAACATATCAGGGTTTTATGCCTCGGAACAGGCAGTTTTATCACTCTATGCCGTGGGTAGGATCTCTGGATGCACAGTTGACATTGGTCATGGAAAAATAG ATATTGCTCCAGTAATTGAGGGTGCTGTTAACCACATTGCCTCAAGAAGATTTGAGTTTGGAGGTACTGATCTAACTAATTTCCTGGCTCAAGAACTTGGCAAATCCAATCCACTAGTGAATATCAGCATATCTGATGTCGAGAAAATAAAACAGCAATACTCATGTTGTGCTGAAGATGACTTAGCTTATCAAAAGACAGAAGACTCTTGTCCTGTGGAAACACATACCCTTCCTGATGGACAG GTGATAacaattggaagagaaagatatACAGTTGGTGAAGCTTTATTCCAGCCAAGTCTATTGGGGTTAGAGACTCATGGGATTGTAGAGCAGCTTGTCCGTACTATTTCAACCGTGACATCTGATAATCATCGGCAACTTCTGGAAAATACTGTAGTTTGTGGCGGCACTTCTTCCATGACtg GTTTTGAAGACAGATTTCAGAAGGAATCTTTGCTATGTTCATCTGCCGTTCGACCTACCTTGGTTAAG CCTCCGGAATATATGCCTGAAAATTTGACCATGTATTCTGCATGGGTGGGAGGTGCCATACTTGCCAAAGTAGTTTTTCCTCAAAATCAGCACGTAACTAAGGCAGACTATGACGAAAACGGGCCTTCCATTGTTCACCGGAAATGCTTCTGA